In Bacillus sp. BGMRC 2118, the following are encoded in one genomic region:
- a CDS encoding TIGR00159 family protein, whose product MLFGEFPILHYLGNAIDILLVWYVIYKLIMVIRGTKAVQLLKGIVVIVIVRILSSFFGLHTLQWLMDQALTWGFLAVIIIFQPELRRALEQLGRGKIFSRNTVNEEEEQTQLVEAIVKATSYMAKRRIGALLSIERETGMSDYIETGIPLNAKLTSELLINIFIPNTPLHDGAVIVQKNQVSAAACYLPLSESPFISKELGTRHRAALGISEVTDSLTIVVSEETGSVSLTKNGELHRDLSPEMVSEMLTKELVNANKSSSSARWNWRVKKNG is encoded by the coding sequence ATGCTTTTTGGAGAATTCCCAATTCTACATTACCTTGGTAACGCCATCGACATTCTCCTAGTGTGGTATGTGATTTATAAATTGATCATGGTTATACGGGGAACAAAAGCCGTTCAGTTATTAAAGGGAATTGTAGTTATTGTGATCGTACGGATACTTAGTAGCTTCTTTGGTTTACATACTTTACAATGGCTCATGGACCAGGCGTTAACGTGGGGATTCCTGGCAGTCATTATCATTTTCCAGCCTGAGTTACGACGTGCTCTTGAACAGCTGGGGAGAGGGAAAATCTTTTCTAGAAATACAGTAAATGAAGAAGAGGAACAAACACAGTTAGTAGAAGCAATTGTTAAGGCAACATCTTATATGGCTAAACGTCGTATAGGTGCCTTGTTATCAATTGAGCGTGAGACTGGTATGAGTGACTATATAGAGACAGGCATTCCGTTAAACGCAAAACTGACATCAGAATTATTAATTAATATCTTTATCCCTAACACACCACTACATGACGGTGCGGTTATCGTTCAAAAAAATCAAGTATCAGCGGCTGCTTGTTATTTGCCCCTTTCTGAAAGTCCCTTCATTTCAAAGGAACTTGGAACGAGGCACCGTGCAGCCTTAGGTATAAGTGAAGTGACAGATAGCCTTACGATTGTTGTTTCAGAGGAAACAGGCAGCGTATCATTAACGAAAAATGGTGAGCTACATAGAGACTTATCTCCAGAAATGGTAAGTGAAATGTTAACGAAAGAGCTAGTGAACGCAAATAAATCTTCTTCTTCAGCTCGTTGGAATTGGAGGGTGAAGAAAAATGGATAA
- a CDS encoding YbbR-like domain-containing protein produces the protein MDKFMDNHWVVRIIALLFALMLYTSVNMNTQSKQVDTPFSLPLMTTESETLSEIPLSVYYDRDNYVVSGLPQTVNVTLEGPRSAVQPIKLQRSIEPYIDLEKLKPGTHELKVLYEDINDSVKVTIDPAVITLTIHEKVEKEFSVEVDYIHELNDGYAVDEPIVNPKNVKVIGAKEQVEQIALVKAIVDLKGAEEKIKQEAPVAVYDSEGNRLAVEVVPSVVDVEVSIISPNKVVPISFVPKGKVEDGYSLIGLESTVKDVTIFGAKKDIDKIQSLENIEVDIEGITESTTIEVEIPVPKGLKEISPKKIPVQVTVEKNELRTITDLPIKIIGLPNSLQTEFLTPVEGAVSIELVGAPAILKEIDETDFDIYIDVTNLVSGEHQVEIQVNGPDNINWTLATKTASIQITNKS, from the coding sequence ATGGATAAGTTTATGGATAATCATTGGGTAGTCAGGATCATTGCATTGCTATTTGCTCTCATGTTATACACTTCCGTTAACATGAATACTCAATCTAAGCAGGTTGATACACCCTTTAGTTTACCTCTAATGACGACTGAGAGTGAGACACTTTCAGAAATTCCTTTATCAGTCTATTATGATCGAGATAACTATGTAGTGTCCGGATTACCACAAACAGTCAATGTTACGTTAGAAGGTCCAAGAAGTGCAGTACAACCTATTAAACTGCAGAGATCCATTGAACCTTATATTGATTTAGAAAAGTTAAAACCGGGGACACATGAACTAAAAGTGTTGTATGAGGATATAAATGATAGTGTCAAGGTTACAATTGATCCAGCAGTTATTACATTAACCATTCATGAAAAAGTGGAAAAGGAATTTTCTGTAGAAGTAGATTATATTCATGAATTGAACGATGGGTACGCAGTAGATGAACCTATTGTAAATCCGAAAAATGTAAAAGTAATCGGGGCTAAGGAGCAGGTAGAACAAATCGCATTAGTAAAGGCAATTGTAGATTTGAAAGGTGCTGAAGAAAAGATTAAACAAGAAGCACCAGTTGCCGTTTATGATAGTGAAGGCAATCGTTTAGCGGTAGAAGTTGTACCGTCTGTTGTTGATGTAGAAGTTTCCATTATTAGTCCGAATAAAGTTGTTCCTATTTCTTTTGTTCCAAAAGGGAAAGTAGAGGATGGTTACAGCTTGATTGGACTTGAATCTACTGTAAAAGATGTCACCATCTTTGGAGCAAAGAAAGACATTGACAAAATACAATCCCTCGAAAATATAGAAGTGGATATTGAAGGAATTACAGAGAGTACAACAATTGAGGTAGAAATTCCTGTTCCAAAAGGATTGAAGGAGATTTCACCTAAAAAGATTCCAGTTCAAGTAACTGTCGAAAAAAATGAACTGCGGACCATTACAGATCTTCCCATAAAAATAATCGGTTTACCGAATTCTCTACAGACAGAGTTTCTCACTCCTGTTGAAGGTGCAGTAAGTATTGAGTTAGTCGGTGCACCAGCTATTCTTAAGGAAATCGATGAAACTGATTTTGATATTTATATTGATGTGACTAATTTAGTGAGTGGCGAACACCAGGTAGAAATTCAAGTGAATGGTCCAGATAACATAAACTGGACATTAGCAACAAAAACTGCCTCAATACAAATTACAAATAAATCATAA
- a CDS encoding anti-sigma factor, whose protein sequence is MKCEPKYIEYMHDYLDEELTPEHERELRDHLVKCSECQQHFHELKKTIALVQSTSHIQAPADFTAKVMQRLPEEKKIVQVKRWMRIHPLVTAAAVFFILMIGGTYQIWNEDQELAVSKQPNIRIEDNIVIVPEGKVVEGDLLVRNGDVRIEGEVNGNVTVINGKQYLASAGNVTGEIKEIDQMFEWIWFHVKKGVKDTTEFFTN, encoded by the coding sequence ATGAAGTGTGAACCAAAGTATATTGAATACATGCATGATTACTTAGATGAAGAGCTAACACCGGAACACGAACGTGAATTGCGAGATCACCTCGTCAAATGTTCAGAGTGTCAACAGCATTTTCACGAGTTGAAAAAGACAATTGCTCTTGTGCAAAGCACATCGCATATCCAAGCGCCTGCAGATTTTACTGCAAAAGTAATGCAACGATTACCTGAGGAAAAGAAAATAGTTCAAGTGAAGCGTTGGATGAGAATCCACCCACTTGTGACAGCTGCAGCAGTATTCTTTATATTAATGATTGGTGGCACATACCAAATATGGAATGAAGATCAGGAGTTAGCTGTATCTAAACAACCTAATATCAGGATAGAGGATAATATTGTCATTGTACCTGAAGGCAAGGTAGTTGAGGGTGATCTGCTAGTTCGTAACGGGGATGTACGAATTGAAGGTGAAGTGAACGGGAATGTGACCGTGATCAACGGAAAACAATACTTAGCATCTGCAGGTAATGTAACGGGTGAAATAAAGGAAATCGATCAAATGTTTGAATGGATTTGGTTCCATGTTAAAAAAGGTGTAAAAGATACAACAGAATTCTTTACTAATTAA
- a CDS encoding phosphoglucosamine mutase, which produces MGKYFGTDGVRGIANSELTPELAFKVGRFGGYVLTKDQARPKILIGRDTRISGHMLEGALVAGLLSIGAEVMRLGVISTPGVSYLTKAIGAKAGVMISASHNPVQDNGIKFFGPDGFKLSDEQEKEIEDLLDQEIDTLPRPIGGDLGQVSDYFEGGQKYLQYLKQTVDDDFSGIHVALDCAHGATSSLAMHLFADLDADISTMGCSPNGLNINDGVGSTHPEKLAGMVVEKGADVGLAFDGDGDRLIAVDEKGQIVDGDQIMFICAKYFKQTMQLKHQTVVSTVMSNLGFYKGLEELDIKTAQTAVGDRYVVEEMKKNGYNLGGEQSGHIIFLDYNTTGDGMLSALQLVNIMKMTKKSLSQLAGEMKKFPQKLVNIKVRDKHEVMNNEEVVRAIKEAEAEMNGNGRILVRPSGTEPLVRVMAEAPTEEMCREIVDRIASIVTKEMGIE; this is translated from the coding sequence ATGGGTAAATATTTTGGTACTGATGGAGTACGTGGAATTGCAAATAGTGAGTTAACTCCTGAGCTAGCATTTAAGGTTGGCCGTTTTGGAGGATATGTATTAACAAAGGACCAAGCACGTCCAAAAATCTTGATTGGCCGTGATACACGTATTTCAGGCCATATGTTAGAAGGGGCTTTAGTAGCAGGGTTGCTATCAATTGGTGCTGAGGTAATGCGTCTTGGTGTCATTTCAACTCCAGGGGTATCTTATTTAACAAAAGCAATTGGTGCAAAAGCAGGAGTGATGATTTCAGCATCACATAACCCAGTTCAAGATAACGGAATTAAATTTTTTGGCCCAGATGGGTTTAAACTATCCGATGAACAGGAAAAGGAAATCGAAGACCTACTTGATCAGGAAATAGATACACTTCCAAGACCAATTGGTGGAGACTTAGGACAAGTTAGTGACTACTTTGAAGGTGGTCAAAAGTACTTGCAATACTTAAAACAAACAGTAGACGATGATTTCTCTGGTATACATGTTGCATTAGACTGTGCACATGGTGCAACTTCTTCACTAGCCATGCATTTGTTCGCTGATTTAGATGCAGATATTTCTACGATGGGTTGTTCACCTAATGGACTAAATATTAATGATGGAGTCGGTTCGACACATCCAGAGAAATTAGCAGGAATGGTCGTTGAAAAAGGTGCTGACGTTGGGTTAGCCTTTGACGGAGACGGAGACAGACTGATCGCTGTTGATGAAAAGGGTCAAATTGTTGATGGCGACCAAATTATGTTTATCTGTGCGAAATACTTTAAACAAACGATGCAATTAAAACACCAAACGGTTGTATCAACTGTAATGAGTAATCTAGGTTTTTACAAAGGGCTTGAAGAACTTGACATTAAAACAGCACAAACAGCTGTTGGTGACCGTTATGTGGTAGAAGAAATGAAAAAGAATGGTTATAACCTGGGCGGAGAGCAATCAGGTCATATTATTTTCTTAGATTACAATACAACAGGGGATGGAATGCTTTCAGCACTTCAGTTAGTGAATATTATGAAGATGACGAAGAAGTCTTTATCACAATTAGCAGGTGAAATGAAGAAGTTCCCTCAAAAACTAGTGAACATCAAGGTACGGGATAAGCATGAAGTGATGAATAATGAAGAAGTCGTTCGTGCTATTAAAGAGGCAGAAGCTGAAATGAATGGTAATGGCCGTATTCTTGTCAGGCCATCTGGGACAGAGCCGCTTGTTCGTGTTATGGCAGAAGCTCCTACAGAGGAAATGTGCCGTGAAATAGTAGATCGAATTGCATCTATTGTCACAAAAGAAATGGGAATTGAATAA